A genomic stretch from Juglans microcarpa x Juglans regia isolate MS1-56 chromosome 3S, Jm3101_v1.0, whole genome shotgun sequence includes:
- the LOC121258402 gene encoding organ-specific protein P4 gives MKSISAFLLLFSLFLLVLVNLSDARRDPGDYWKSIMKDQPIPEAIKGLLHRDLPYASDARENVHFLKDFDVTPNAIIYHAHVEDKEEKKPAFVEDFEQKSHTELNLF, from the exons ATGAAGTCTATCTCTGCATTCTTGCTTCTCTTTTCTCTGTTCCTG CTTGTGCTTGTCAACCTCAGCGATGCCAGAAGAGACCCAGGAGACTACTGGAAAAGCATAATGAAAGACCAACCCATCCCAGAAGCAATCAAAGGCCTTTTGCATCGAGATCTTCCATATGCCTCTGACGCCAGGGAAAATgttcattttcttaaagattttGACGTTACTCCTAATGCTATTATATATCATGCCCACGTTGAGgataaagaagagaagaagcCAGCTTTTGTCGAGGACTTTGAACAAAAGAGCCACACAGAGCTGAATCTGTTCTAG